Proteins co-encoded in one Arachis stenosperma cultivar V10309 chromosome 7, arast.V10309.gnm1.PFL2, whole genome shotgun sequence genomic window:
- the LOC130939495 gene encoding glycine-rich cell wall structural protein 2-like, which yields MQRELDRRWGGGGNRNRAGHHPRGADLEQGARGGGGNGAGRGGGGNGAGRGGDGNGAGRGDDGNGAGQGGDDGNGAGRGGGGDGNGAGRGGDGNGAGRGGGGDGNGSGGGGDGNGAGGGGDGNGAGGGGNGNGAGRGGGGDGNGSGGGGDGNGAGGGGDGNGAGGGGNGNGAGRGGDGDGNGSGGGGDGNGAGGGGDGNGAGHHPDGADPERAGQGGDGIQEADLCHHQLPDRSSNEAPRTAQKVKESDAAEEYEVSGKLKAKSGLYNLTVVLLKLLARKKPSDDEQQGVSSEPLLNAVV from the exons ATGCAACGGGAATTGGACCGGCGATGGGGCGGTGGCGGCAACCGCAACCGAGCAGGTCATCATCCACGCGGTGCTGATCTTGAGCAGGGAGCCCGAGGGGGCGGTGGCAACGGAGCAGGTCGAGGTGGCGGTGGCAACGGAGCAGGTCGAGGTGGCGATGGCAACGGAGCAGGTCGAGGTGACGATGGCAACGGAGCAGGTCAAGGTGGCGACGATGGCAACGGAGCAGGTCGAGGTGGAGGTGGCGATGGCAACGGAGCAGGCCGAGGTGGCGATGGCAACGGAGCAGGTCGAGGTGGCGGTGGCGATGGCAACGGATCAGGTGGCGGTGGCGACGGTAACGGAGCAGGCGGAGGTGGCGATGGCAACGGAGCAGGCGGAGGTGGCAATGGCAACGGAGCAGGTCGAGGTGGCGGTGGCGATGGCAACGGATCAGGTGGCGGTGGCGATGGTAACGGAGCAGGCGGAGGTGGCGATGGCAACGGAGCAGGCGGAGGTGGCAATGGCAACGGAGCAGGCCGAGGTGGCGATGGCGATGGCAACGGATCAGGTGGCGGTGGCGATGGCAACGGAGCAGGTGGAGGTGGCGATGGCAACGGAGCAGGTCATCATCCAGACGGTGCTGATCCTGAGCGGGCAGGCCAAGGTGGCGATGGCATTCAAGAAGCTGACTTATGCCACCATCAACTTCCCGATA GATCCTCAAATGAAGCTCCAAGAACTGCtcaaaaagtaaaagaaagcGATGCAGCAGAAGA ATACGAAGTGAGCGGCAAATTGAAGGCTAAGAGTGGTCTATACAATTTGACTGTTGTCCTTCTCAAGCTTTTGGCACGAAAGAAACCAAGTGATGATGAGCAGCAGGGCGTATCTTCTGAGCCTTTGTTGAATGCTGTTGTTTAA